A genomic segment from Daphnia pulex isolate KAP4 chromosome 5, ASM2113471v1 encodes:
- the LOC124194156 gene encoding transcription factor VBP-like, translating into MMETKNSILNALLQQAIFNSQGVGANVPVNLSMSLNDERSEVTSSSSSADDESPADLSSRSHHQREDSPIPPSYQHHPDSSQLMHAMAAAFSFQRDLMAQQNKSDHLNQSDATSPASPADPSHLVAKALASATTRRPRSEKKPIPDDLKDGKYFERRRRNNLAAKRSRDMRKNREDQVTVRANFLEKENSVLRAQVATLRDEAFALKQMLLHKNASAILRSQAATS; encoded by the exons ATGATGGAGACTAAGAACTCGATCTTGAATGCGTTACTCCAACAGGCCATTTTTAATAGTCAAGGTGTTGGTGCCAACGTTCCCGTGAACTTAAGCATGTCGTTAAACGACGAAAGAAGTGAAGTTACCAGCTCGTCATCGTCGGCCGACGATGAATCGCCCGCTGATTTGTCTAGTCGCAGTCATCACCAACGTGAAGATTCGCCGATTCCGCCATCGTATCAACATCATCCTGACTCATCACAGCTAATGCATGCTATGGCGGCTGCTTTCTCCTTCCAGCGGGATCTGATGGCGCAACAAAACAAGTCTGACCATCTTAATCAATCAGATGCAACAAGTCCGGCCTCACCTGCTGATCCTTCTCACCTGGTTGCCAAAGCCTTGGCCTCGGCCACCACGAGAAGGCCGAGGAGTGAGAAGAAACCTATTCCCGATGATTTGAAGGATGGCAAATATTTTGAACGCCGACGTCGGAATAATCTTGCA GCTAAGAGATCTCGAGACATGCGGAAAAACCGTGAGGATCAAGTTACAGTTCGCGCCAATTTCCTTGAG AAGGAGAATTCGGTCTTGAGAGCTCAAGTGGCCACTTTGAGAGACGAAGCATTCGCCTTGAAGCAAATGTTATTGCACAAGAACGCTTCCGCCATTCTCCGTAGTCAAGCTGCCACCAGTTGA